Proteins encoded by one window of Longimicrobium sp.:
- a CDS encoding sugar transferase, whose product MSTPVLKSPFLRAFPGVGLFPTPRAAEPTAPAAGIAAANPPERNAFTPELGGTLDTFAALAVLFAVWAFANLQRLPAGVDAFLAQQVSVKSAVMVGGFALLWPRILSLAGLYEPGPFRRREDILRVLAACTVGAALAFAFPLMALSPALRVQTALFFWAGSVGATLAIRAPFWTLVGTARTRTVRRVIVLGSGPRALRVAQEIRASGDGVELLGFVDSNDHHLSESLDAPKLGSLEELEEILMHQVVDEVLIALPIKSCYEEIQHAIGVCERTGTESKYLADVFQVAVARPRLEHGDRLSVVAMKVFHDDYRQQMKRAADFVCAAIGLVLLAPVMLAIAIAIKMDSPGPIFFAQERYGRNKRRFKMWKFRTMVPNAEVLQKLLESQNEAIGPAFKIRNDPRVTAVGRFLRKTSMDELPQLINVLRGDMSLVGPRPMAVRDVQLFDQAWFMRRFSAPPGMTGLWQVSGRSNLGFDDWVTLDLKYIDEWSLALDMKILAKTIPTVLRGVGAS is encoded by the coding sequence ATGAGCACTCCAGTACTGAAAAGCCCCTTTCTTCGAGCGTTCCCCGGCGTCGGGCTCTTTCCGACGCCCAGGGCCGCCGAGCCCACCGCACCGGCGGCGGGCATCGCCGCGGCGAACCCGCCCGAGCGCAACGCGTTCACCCCGGAGCTCGGGGGAACGCTGGACACCTTCGCGGCGCTCGCGGTGCTGTTCGCGGTGTGGGCCTTCGCCAACCTCCAGCGGCTGCCGGCGGGGGTCGATGCCTTCCTCGCGCAGCAGGTGAGCGTCAAGAGCGCGGTCATGGTGGGCGGCTTCGCCCTCCTCTGGCCGCGCATCCTGTCGCTCGCCGGCCTGTACGAGCCGGGGCCCTTCCGCCGCCGCGAAGACATCCTGCGCGTGCTGGCCGCGTGCACGGTGGGCGCGGCGCTGGCCTTCGCCTTCCCGCTGATGGCGCTGAGCCCGGCGCTGCGCGTGCAGACGGCGCTCTTCTTCTGGGCCGGCTCGGTGGGCGCCACGCTGGCGATCCGCGCGCCCTTCTGGACGCTGGTGGGCACCGCCCGCACCCGCACGGTGCGCCGGGTGATCGTGCTGGGGAGCGGACCGCGCGCGCTGCGGGTGGCGCAGGAGATCCGCGCCAGCGGCGACGGGGTGGAGCTGCTGGGCTTCGTGGACTCCAACGACCACCACCTGTCCGAGAGCCTGGACGCGCCCAAGCTGGGGTCGCTGGAGGAGCTGGAAGAGATCCTGATGCACCAGGTGGTGGACGAGGTGCTGATCGCCCTCCCCATCAAGTCGTGCTACGAAGAGATCCAGCACGCCATCGGCGTGTGCGAGCGCACCGGCACCGAGTCCAAGTACCTGGCCGACGTCTTCCAGGTGGCGGTGGCACGCCCCCGCCTGGAGCACGGAGACCGGCTGTCGGTGGTGGCGATGAAGGTGTTCCACGACGACTACCGGCAGCAGATGAAGCGCGCGGCCGACTTCGTGTGCGCCGCCATCGGCCTGGTGCTGCTGGCGCCGGTGATGCTGGCCATCGCCATCGCCATCAAGATGGACAGCCCGGGGCCGATCTTCTTTGCGCAGGAGCGCTACGGCCGCAACAAGCGCCGCTTCAAGATGTGGAAGTTCCGCACGATGGTGCCCAACGCGGAAGTCCTGCAGAAGCTGCTGGAGTCGCAGAACGAGGCGATCGGGCCGGCGTTCAAGATCCGCAACGACCCGCGGGTGACGGCGGTGGGGCGCTTCCTGCGCAAGACCTCGATGGACGAGCTTCCGCAGCTCATCAACGTGCTGCGCGGCGACATGTCGCTGGTGGGCCCGCGCCCCATGGCCGTGCGCGACGTGCAGCTCTTCGACCAGGCGTGGTTCATGCGCCGGTTCAGCGCCCCCCCGGGGATGACGGGGCTGTGGCAGGTGAGCGGGCGCAGCAACCTGGGCTTCGACGACTGGGTCACGCTGGACCTGAAGTACATCGACGAGTGGTCGCTCGCGCTGGACATGAAGATTCTGGCGAAGACGATTCCCACCGTGCTGCGCGGGGTGGGGGCGAGCTAG
- a CDS encoding polysaccharide biosynthesis tyrosine autokinase, whose product MNEQLALPGSTAPVAPAAAHGSVPRTLWGALRRHRWLILACMVAGLGAGYVLVRRIEPSYRAQTSLEVRAPRPGLQTATTTAVVEDDNIATDIRVLQSRTLAEAVVDSLRLQVTVAKPGGARRSSLLADMEVGPDVQPARYRFERREDQSFEVTDAESGAGLGTFAPGAEVRIPEGRLVLARTAARTPEFEVSIDSRQGAAASLIGATDVTQPDRNASVVDIRYEGSDPELVRDVPNVLAANFIAMRREVHSTEARTTANFLRGQLGTIKGQLTEAENKLQSFREANQVVDLPVEASTQVARQAQMQAERGMLEAERASLGNLINQARTRVRTPGQPSPFRELVGHPSLLRNEAASEMLRSLTALESQRAELLTRRKEHDPDVVALTQRAQALESQLTSLVTTYQRGLANQVSSIDNTLGTFSRRMDQIPGKQLEFARLSRQTRVLEETYGLLQTRLKEAEITQAVQDPRVRVVEAAELPMKPVGSQKGLLLGLTGVAGLLLGVGAGMVREYRDGTVHSRDDVQAATGYPVLGWVPRITELKEAEKRPGALTSARRMLTPGGGGTALVPSGGLPMLPGTAAGPSPAADAYEWLHRNLQFAEPDAEVKTLVVSSPLPGDGKSTSAAGLAVTLARRGLKVLLIDADLRRGTLSTRIGPRKRGLSDLLAGNASFQQVLRTVDVGNGNALHYIPTGVLPADCTRLLGSARAQALMEWLRQKYYLVILDTPPINVFADTAVLGGYVDAVMLVARAGVTPFDALVECAEQCRRARLPVLGTLLNDIDPDRDREYDAAYKWQSYAQSYYTAPQA is encoded by the coding sequence ATGAACGAACAACTCGCCCTTCCGGGCTCCACGGCGCCGGTCGCCCCCGCGGCGGCCCACGGCAGCGTGCCCCGCACCCTGTGGGGCGCGCTGCGCCGGCACCGCTGGCTGATCCTCGCCTGCATGGTCGCGGGGCTGGGCGCCGGCTACGTGCTGGTGCGGCGCATCGAGCCGTCGTACCGGGCGCAGACCTCGCTGGAGGTGCGCGCCCCCCGCCCGGGGCTGCAGACGGCGACCACCACCGCGGTGGTGGAAGACGACAACATCGCCACCGACATCCGGGTGCTGCAGAGCCGCACGCTGGCCGAGGCGGTGGTGGACTCGCTGCGGCTGCAGGTGACGGTGGCCAAGCCCGGCGGCGCGCGGCGCTCCTCGCTCCTGGCAGACATGGAGGTGGGGCCCGACGTGCAGCCCGCCCGCTACCGCTTCGAGCGGCGGGAGGACCAGAGCTTTGAAGTCACCGACGCGGAGAGCGGCGCCGGCCTGGGCACCTTTGCGCCGGGCGCCGAGGTGAGGATCCCCGAGGGGCGGCTGGTGCTGGCGCGGACCGCGGCGCGCACCCCCGAGTTCGAGGTGTCCATCGACTCGCGCCAGGGCGCCGCCGCCTCGCTGATCGGCGCCACCGACGTGACGCAGCCGGACCGCAACGCCAGCGTGGTGGACATCCGCTACGAGGGGAGCGACCCCGAGCTGGTGCGCGACGTTCCCAACGTGCTGGCCGCCAACTTCATCGCCATGCGGCGCGAGGTGCACAGCACCGAGGCGCGCACCACCGCCAACTTCCTGCGCGGGCAGCTGGGCACCATCAAGGGGCAGCTCACCGAGGCGGAGAACAAGCTCCAGTCCTTCCGCGAGGCGAACCAGGTGGTGGACCTGCCGGTGGAGGCGAGCACGCAGGTGGCGCGGCAGGCACAGATGCAGGCGGAGCGCGGGATGCTGGAGGCGGAGCGGGCCTCGCTGGGCAACCTCATCAACCAGGCGCGCACCCGGGTGCGCACCCCCGGCCAGCCTTCCCCCTTCCGCGAGCTGGTGGGCCACCCTTCCCTGCTGCGCAACGAGGCGGCGTCGGAGATGCTCCGCTCGCTGACGGCGCTGGAGAGCCAGCGCGCGGAGCTGCTGACGCGGCGCAAGGAGCACGACCCGGACGTGGTGGCGCTCACGCAGCGCGCCCAGGCCCTGGAGTCGCAGCTCACCTCGCTGGTGACGACATACCAGCGGGGGCTCGCCAACCAGGTTTCGTCCATCGACAACACGCTGGGCACCTTTTCGCGGCGGATGGACCAGATCCCGGGGAAGCAGCTGGAGTTCGCGCGGCTCTCGCGGCAGACGCGGGTGCTGGAGGAGACGTACGGGCTGCTGCAGACGCGCCTCAAGGAGGCGGAGATCACGCAGGCGGTGCAGGACCCGCGCGTCCGGGTGGTGGAAGCGGCGGAGCTCCCCATGAAGCCGGTCGGCTCGCAGAAGGGGCTCCTGCTGGGGCTCACCGGCGTCGCCGGGCTGCTGCTGGGGGTGGGCGCGGGGATGGTGCGCGAGTACCGCGACGGCACCGTGCACAGCCGCGACGACGTGCAGGCCGCCACCGGCTACCCCGTGCTCGGCTGGGTGCCGCGCATCACGGAGCTCAAGGAAGCGGAGAAGCGCCCCGGCGCGCTGACCTCGGCCAGGCGGATGCTGACTCCCGGCGGCGGCGGCACCGCGCTCGTCCCCTCGGGCGGGCTCCCGATGCTGCCGGGGACCGCCGCCGGCCCCTCGCCCGCGGCCGACGCCTACGAGTGGCTGCACCGCAACCTGCAGTTCGCCGAGCCGGACGCGGAGGTCAAGACGCTGGTGGTGAGCAGCCCCCTGCCCGGCGACGGCAAGAGCACCAGCGCGGCGGGGCTGGCGGTCACGCTGGCCCGGCGCGGGCTCAAGGTGCTGCTGATCGACGCGGACCTCCGCCGCGGCACGCTCAGCACCCGCATAGGGCCGCGGAAGCGCGGGCTGAGTGACCTTTTGGCCGGCAACGCGTCTTTCCAGCAGGTGCTGCGAACCGTGGACGTTGGGAATGGCAACGCTTTGCATTACATTCCTACCGGCGTCCTACCCGCGGACTGCACCCGGCTGCTCGGCTCGGCCCGCGCGCAGGCCCTCATGGAGTGGCTGCGGCAGAAGTACTACCTGGTGATCCTGGACACGCCTCCCATCAACGTCTTCGCGGACACCGCCGTGCTGGGCGGCTACGTGGACGCGGTGATGCTGGTGGCGCGGGCCGGGGTGACGCCCTTCGACGCCCTGGTGGAGTGCGCGGAGCAGTGCCGCCGGGCCCGGCTGCCGGTGCTGGGCACGCTGCTCAACGACATCGACCCCGACCGCGACCGCGAGTACGACGCCGCCTACAAGTGGCAGTCCTACGCCCAGAGCTACTACACGGCGCCGCAGGCGTAG
- a CDS encoding SLBB domain-containing protein, which translates to MTEAIARAARLAAVVLAIVCALPGAVQAQPGSVDPLRPGDLIRLKIWREPDLSGEFRVDDEGVAVLPRLGPTQVGGQAPAALTARLVAAYADFLQHRSIEVVLLRRIQVLGAVRNPGIYSVEPAMTVSDALALAGGTTSEGNPKRIDLIRGGRRLPVALSAETRLAATSIRSGDQLFVPERGWLTRNTGIVTAVITGTVSLLIALLR; encoded by the coding sequence ATGACCGAAGCGATCGCCCGCGCAGCCCGGCTGGCCGCAGTCGTGCTCGCCATCGTGTGCGCGCTCCCCGGCGCCGTGCAGGCGCAGCCGGGCTCGGTCGACCCGCTGCGCCCCGGGGACCTGATCCGCTTGAAGATCTGGCGCGAGCCGGACCTCTCCGGCGAGTTCCGGGTGGACGACGAGGGTGTGGCGGTACTGCCCCGCCTGGGACCTACACAGGTCGGCGGGCAGGCGCCCGCGGCGCTCACCGCCCGTCTGGTGGCGGCGTACGCGGACTTCCTCCAGCACCGTTCCATCGAGGTGGTGCTCCTCCGCCGCATCCAGGTCCTGGGCGCGGTGCGGAATCCGGGGATCTACTCGGTGGAGCCCGCCATGACCGTTTCAGATGCCCTGGCGCTGGCCGGCGGCACCACGTCGGAAGGGAACCCCAAGCGGATCGACCTGATCCGCGGCGGGCGGCGCCTTCCGGTGGCGCTCTCGGCCGAAACGCGCCTGGCCGCAACCTCCATCCGCTCCGGCGACCAGCTTTTCGTGCCGGAGCGGGGCTGGCTCACCCGCAACACCGGGATCGTGACGGCCGTGATCACCGGCACGGTGAGCCTGCTGATCGCGCTACTCCGCTGA
- a CDS encoding HD domain-containing phosphohydrolase, whose protein sequence is MADTSRSQLRKLKEEYARNPGSRVFVHLAEAHRKAGELKQAQQVLTEGLRRHGDYPSGLVVLARVLADQGEDERAAAVWRDVVRLDPENIVALRALGDIAEAAGRRVEAMQLYRRVVRLENGDPEDGESEIVASSFDDDEDAEPAIAEEPAPAPPEPVPAWRLRRVDPPAPRAPEPEAPREPDPVPAWRTRPAEPPAPTPEPEPTPAWRMRQPDPIAPTPPPEPVREPEPEPASAPLKSRFSWLVRTVTGGRVDEPQPEPAAPPRAREETVFEAPPAAPDPVPAEVAYVPPREELPETFAAYAPPEPVPAAEPVQVADPSELDADPAPLAAEPEPAAAEEQEAEPFEGVLDGIDAAALAPSAYVAERWAASTDNPEVVEEPAAEEAPVAYDAAPEASLPDEEEVDEPAVIEVDEDASAEEAEDEADAPVASIFDGADEDITRFVEAQAQNEPVASIFDDADEDITRFVEAQAQNEPIPAEPLTEPEAEAFDEEPAGPVRFDELAKLAYTARPAPPPADPLAQIRAEMYGAPQAAAEAEMGAGAAGLAEVLVRVLEQQGGVMHAESSLRRLLALALARELGLPPAQQDALALAALLSALGELRGGGEADAGRQLAVTLQLLSGVTLPETARQALAHQCERWDGAGFPAGLREERIPFPARILSVARAAAALLSERRPGAGQVVDDLQRQAGSAFDPLVVSVLRRVFAQRERHGIGYGWGGRVAVVHPHELRALELAARLHGEGYAAETASSAAGLRELLRTGSPQALLLGADLPDADAAGLVREVRAVGGSLPVLVVDATDARRRVELLGAGADVCFPADAEFPEVRATLDALLRRREATA, encoded by the coding sequence ATGGCCGACACCTCCCGAAGCCAGCTCCGCAAGCTCAAAGAAGAATACGCGCGCAACCCCGGAAGCCGCGTCTTCGTGCACCTGGCCGAGGCGCACCGCAAGGCGGGCGAGCTCAAGCAGGCGCAGCAGGTGCTCACCGAGGGGCTGCGGCGGCACGGCGACTACCCCAGTGGCCTGGTGGTGCTGGCCCGCGTCCTGGCCGACCAGGGCGAGGACGAGCGCGCGGCCGCCGTGTGGCGCGACGTGGTGCGGCTGGACCCCGAGAACATCGTCGCCCTGCGTGCCCTGGGCGACATCGCGGAGGCCGCCGGGCGCCGCGTGGAGGCGATGCAGCTCTACCGCCGCGTGGTGCGCCTGGAGAACGGCGACCCGGAGGACGGCGAGTCCGAGATCGTGGCCTCCTCCTTCGACGACGACGAGGATGCCGAGCCCGCCATCGCCGAGGAGCCCGCGCCGGCCCCGCCCGAGCCGGTACCGGCCTGGCGCCTGCGCCGCGTCGATCCTCCCGCGCCGCGCGCCCCCGAGCCGGAGGCGCCGCGCGAGCCCGATCCGGTGCCCGCGTGGCGCACGCGCCCGGCCGAGCCGCCCGCGCCCACCCCCGAGCCCGAGCCCACGCCCGCGTGGCGCATGCGCCAGCCCGATCCCATCGCGCCCACTCCGCCTCCGGAGCCCGTGCGCGAACCGGAGCCGGAGCCCGCATCCGCCCCGCTGAAGAGCCGTTTTTCGTGGCTCGTGCGCACCGTCACCGGCGGCCGCGTGGACGAGCCGCAGCCCGAGCCCGCCGCACCCCCGCGCGCCAGGGAGGAGACCGTCTTCGAGGCGCCTCCCGCCGCGCCGGACCCAGTACCCGCGGAGGTGGCGTATGTGCCACCGCGGGAAGAGCTTCCGGAAACGTTTGCCGCGTACGCGCCGCCGGAGCCCGTCCCCGCCGCCGAGCCCGTCCAGGTCGCCGACCCCTCGGAGCTGGACGCCGACCCCGCGCCGCTCGCCGCCGAGCCGGAGCCGGCCGCGGCGGAGGAGCAGGAAGCCGAGCCGTTCGAAGGCGTTCTCGATGGAATCGACGCCGCCGCGCTCGCGCCCTCCGCGTACGTTGCGGAGCGCTGGGCCGCATCCACGGACAATCCCGAGGTGGTGGAAGAGCCCGCCGCCGAGGAGGCTCCGGTCGCATATGACGCCGCCCCGGAGGCGTCCCTCCCGGACGAGGAGGAAGTGGACGAACCGGCGGTGATCGAGGTGGACGAGGATGCGTCGGCGGAGGAAGCAGAGGACGAGGCCGACGCGCCCGTCGCCTCCATCTTCGACGGCGCGGACGAAGACATCACCCGCTTCGTGGAGGCCCAGGCGCAGAACGAGCCCGTCGCCTCCATCTTCGACGACGCGGATGAAGACATCACCCGCTTCGTGGAGGCCCAGGCGCAGAACGAGCCCATCCCCGCCGAGCCGTTGACCGAGCCGGAGGCGGAGGCATTCGACGAGGAGCCCGCGGGACCGGTGCGCTTCGACGAGCTCGCCAAGCTCGCGTACACGGCGCGCCCCGCGCCCCCGCCTGCCGACCCGCTGGCCCAGATCCGCGCCGAGATGTACGGCGCGCCGCAGGCCGCGGCAGAGGCGGAGATGGGTGCCGGCGCCGCGGGGCTGGCGGAGGTGCTGGTGCGCGTGCTGGAGCAGCAGGGCGGGGTGATGCACGCCGAGAGCAGCCTGCGCCGCCTGCTGGCGCTGGCACTGGCGCGGGAGCTCGGCCTTCCGCCCGCGCAGCAGGACGCGCTCGCGCTGGCGGCGCTCCTCAGCGCCCTCGGCGAGCTGCGCGGTGGCGGCGAGGCGGATGCGGGGCGGCAGCTCGCGGTCACGCTGCAGCTCCTTTCCGGCGTCACGCTCCCCGAGACGGCCCGGCAGGCGCTCGCGCACCAGTGCGAGCGGTGGGACGGCGCCGGCTTCCCGGCGGGGCTGCGGGAGGAGCGAATCCCCTTCCCGGCGCGCATCCTCTCCGTCGCGCGGGCGGCGGCGGCGCTGCTCTCCGAGCGACGCCCCGGCGCCGGGCAGGTGGTGGACGACCTCCAGCGCCAGGCGGGCAGCGCCTTCGATCCGCTGGTGGTGAGCGTGCTGCGCCGCGTCTTCGCGCAGCGGGAGCGCCACGGCATCGGCTACGGCTGGGGCGGGCGCGTGGCCGTCGTGCACCCGCACGAGCTGCGCGCGCTGGAGCTGGCCGCGCGCCTGCACGGCGAGGGCTACGCGGCCGAGACCGCCAGCAGCGCCGCGGGCCTTCGCGAGCTGCTGCGGACCGGCTCACCCCAGGCGCTGCTGCTGGGCGCCGACCTTCCGGACGCGGATGCGGCCGGGCTGGTTCGCGAGGTGCGCGCGGTGGGCGGCTCGCTCCCGGTGCTCGTGGTCGACGCCACCGACGCCCGCCGCCGCGTGGAGCTCCTGGGCGCCGGCGCGGACGTCTGCTTCCCCGCGGACGCCGAGTTCCCCGAGGTGCGCGCCACCCTCGACGCGCTCCTCCGCCGCCGCGAAGCCACGGCCTGA
- a CDS encoding glycosyl hydrolase, whose translation MRSTRTVRRGPAALFLPLVILAISACGDSPTGSTPSETEPAPSPMIADPSNRPFFGGAYLGDALSTPENIAGAIRDFGKLTGKQPALVKTFHDLSCDFSATGWCGKLVREVVSTGATSYLALDVRWAGGPRTGVLEPIIAGKADAELVRVARQIASLGSVVLVEPAWEMNGNWDYAWQGAANGADQNAPARYAQAWRRIVDIFRREGATNVRWVFNPNVGNPLTNRATGESHWNWYGNYYPGGDYVDYVGAHGFNAPKIWGGDWLAPAAMFDGASADHMLSDLAKRYPGKPILIGEFASDEGSGDAKARWIRDAYATLRSHPNVVGAVWFNMDKETDWRVNSSAASLAAFRDAMRDNGVAMAYNEAPASRNANMLASR comes from the coding sequence ATGCGATCCACGCGCACCGTACGCCGCGGTCCAGCCGCGCTGTTCCTGCCCCTCGTGATCCTCGCGATCTCCGCCTGCGGCGACTCCCCCACCGGCTCCACGCCGTCCGAGACGGAGCCGGCGCCGTCCCCCATGATCGCCGACCCGTCCAACCGCCCGTTCTTCGGCGGCGCGTACCTGGGCGACGCGCTCAGCACGCCCGAGAACATCGCCGGCGCCATCCGCGACTTCGGCAAGCTCACTGGAAAGCAGCCCGCGCTGGTGAAGACGTTCCACGACCTGTCGTGCGACTTCTCCGCCACGGGCTGGTGCGGCAAGCTGGTGCGCGAGGTCGTCTCCACCGGCGCCACCAGCTACCTTGCGCTCGACGTGCGCTGGGCCGGCGGACCGCGCACCGGTGTGCTCGAGCCGATCATCGCCGGCAAGGCGGACGCGGAGCTGGTGCGCGTCGCCCGCCAGATCGCCTCGCTGGGCTCGGTGGTGCTGGTGGAGCCGGCGTGGGAGATGAACGGCAACTGGGACTACGCTTGGCAGGGCGCCGCCAACGGGGCCGACCAGAACGCCCCGGCGCGCTACGCGCAGGCCTGGCGCCGCATCGTGGACATCTTCCGCCGCGAGGGCGCCACCAACGTGCGCTGGGTGTTCAACCCGAACGTGGGCAACCCGCTCACCAACCGCGCTACCGGCGAGTCGCACTGGAACTGGTACGGCAACTACTACCCGGGCGGCGACTACGTGGACTACGTGGGCGCGCACGGCTTCAACGCGCCCAAGATCTGGGGCGGCGACTGGCTGGCTCCCGCCGCCATGTTCGACGGCGCCTCGGCCGACCACATGCTCTCCGACCTGGCCAAGCGCTACCCGGGGAAGCCGATCCTGATCGGCGAGTTCGCGTCGGACGAGGGGAGCGGCGACGCCAAGGCCCGCTGGATCCGCGACGCCTACGCCACGCTCCGCTCGCACCCCAACGTGGTGGGCGCCGTCTGGTTCAACATGGACAAGGAGACGGACTGGCGCGTGAACTCCAGCGCCGCGTCGCTCGCCGCCTTCCGCGACGCGATGCGCGACAACGGGGTCGCGATGGCCTACAACGAGGCCCCCGCCTCCCGCAACGCGAACATGCTCGCCTCGCGCTGA